From Melopsittacus undulatus isolate bMelUnd1 chromosome 19, bMelUnd1.mat.Z, whole genome shotgun sequence, a single genomic window includes:
- the SHD gene encoding SH2 domain-containing adapter protein D: MAKWLREYLGRGARRSPPRPPQPDYSGPGPASSPRHRLVRVAAAGPPRGTEQGPGESEYSEPCEGEQEPAPEGGCEDPAEAAGSRRGRPRRGPQLYDTPSEEWEAAGDGPGAGGSRRSRLPRDDERPADEYDQPWEWKKDHISRAFAVQFESPERSPSLSRQLPRPPRAPPGTGCPPSPRHVDTSLPLEKQVWYHGPIGRAGAETLLALCREGSFLVRDCETSPEDYSLSLRSSHGFVHVKLTRTREHQFTLGRAGAAFPSVPAAVRHYTARALPVRGARHLSLLYPVAVQPL; this comes from the exons ATGGCCAAGTGGCTGCGGGAGTACCTGGGGCGGGGGGCGCGGcgctcccccccccgcccgccccaaCCCGACTAcagcggccccggccccgcgtCCTCCCCTCGGCACCGGCTCGTGCGGGTGGCGGCCGCGGGGCCCCCCCGCGGCACGGAgcag GGACCCGGCGAGAGCGAATACTCGGAGCCGTGCGAGGGGGAGCAGGAACCGGCGCCCGAGGGCGGCTGCGAGGACCCCGCGGAGGCCGCAg GAAGCCGTCGGGGGCGGCCGCGCCGGGGCCCGCAGCTCTACGACACCCCCAGTGAGGAGTGGGAGGCGGCCGGGGACGGCCCCGGTGCCGGTGGGAGCCGCCGGAGCCGCCTGCCCCGCGACGACGAGCGCCCGGCCGATGAGTACGACCAGCCCTGGGAGTGGAAGAAGGATCACATCTCTCGGGCGTTCGCAG TGCAGTTTGAGAGCCCCGAGCGCTCCCCCAGCCTGTCCCGGCAGCTGCCGCGACCCCCCCGAGCCCCCCCGGGCACCGgctgcccccccagcccccggCACGTGGACACCTCGCTCCCACTGGAGAAGCAAGT GTGGTACCACGGCCCCATTGGGCGGGCGGGCGCTGAGACACTGCTGGCACTGTGCCGGGAGGGCAGCTTCCTGGTGCGGGACTGTGAGACCAGCCCTGAGGACTACTCCCTGTCCCTGAG GAGCAGCCATGGCTTCGTGCACGTGAAGCTGACGCGGACACGGGAGCACCAGTTCACACTGGGCCGCGCCGGTGCCGCCTTCCCCTCGGTGCCCGCGGCCGTGCGGCACTACACAGCGCGTGCCCTGCCCGTGCGCGGCGCCCGCCACCTCTCCCTGCTCTACCCGGTGGCAGTGCAGCccctgtga
- the FSD1 gene encoding fibronectin type III and SPRY domain-containing protein 1 isoform X2, translating into MGEQESVRKIITTLAVKNEEIQNFIYSLKQMMQNVQDNSTRAQEDLDAEFQSLFVLLDELKEEMVTKIKQERAQRIYELQAQLAACTKALESSEELLEAANQTLGMANDHEFHQAAKQIKDSVTMAPAFRLSLKAKASDNMSHLMVDFAQERRVLQAMAFLPVPSTPEIDLAESLVADNCVTLSWRMPEEDTKIDHYVLEYRKTNFEGPPRAKEDQPWMVVEGIRSTEYTLPRMKFDMRYMNFRVRACNKAVAGDFSEPVTLETKAFTFRLDASTCHQNLRVEELSVEWDATGGKLQDVKAREKDGKGRTASPANSPARAVQSPKRMSLGRGGRDRFTAESYTVLGDTLIDADDHYWEVQFDRDSKAFGVGVAYRSLGKFDQLGKTSASWCLHLNNWLQVSFSAKHANKAKVLDVPVPDCIGVHCNFPEGILSFYDARTKQLLHTFRTKFTQPVLPAFTVWCGSFQVSSGLQVPSAVRCLQKRSSTASSSNASLP; encoded by the exons ATGGGCGAGCAG GAGTCCGTGCGCAAGATCATCACCACCCTGGCCGTGAAGAATGAGGAGATCCAGAACTTCATCTACTCCCTCAAGCAGATGATGCAGAACGTGCAG GACAACTCGACGCGGGCGCAGGAGGACCTGGACGCAGAGTTCCAGTCgctgtttgtgctgctggatGAGCTGAAGGAGGAGATGGTGACCAAGATCAAGCAGGAACGTGCCCAGCGCATCTATGAGCTGCAG GCCCAGCTTGCGGCGTGTACCAAGGCCCTGGAGAGCTcggaggagctgctggaagctgcCAACCAGACCCTGGGGATGGCCAATGACCACGAGTTCCACCAG GCTGCCAAGCAGATCAAGGATAG TGTGACCATGGCTCCTGCCTTCCGCCTCTCGCTCAAGGCCAAGGCCAGTGATAACATGAGCCACTTGATGGTGGATTTCGCCCAGGAGCGCCGCGTCCTGCAGGCCATGGCCTTCCTGCCAG TGCCCAGCACCCCCGAGATCGACCTGGCTGAGTCCCTGGTGGCCGATAACTGCGTGACGCTGAGCTGGAGGATGCCCGAGGAGGACACCAAGATCGATCACTATGTACTGGAGTACAGGAAGACCAACTTCGAGGGGCCGCCCCGCGCCAAGGAGGACCAGCCCTGGATGGTGGTCGAGGGCATCAGGAGCACTGAGTACACCCTCCCCA ggatgaAGTTCGATATGAGGTACATGAACTTCCGGGTGCGGGCGTGCAACAAGGCTGTGGCAGGGGACTTCTCAGAGCCGGTCACTTTAGAGACCAAAG CGTTCACCTTCCGGCTGGATGCCAGCACCTGCCACCAGAACCTGCGCGTGGAGGAGCTCAGTGTCGAGTGGGATGCGACAGGAGGGAAGCTGCAGGACGTGAAAGCGCGTGAGAAGGACGGCAAGGGCAGAACGGCTTCACCGGCCAACTCCCCTGCCAG GGCGGTGCAGTCACCCAAGAGGATGTCCTTGGGACGTGGGGGCCGGGATCGCTTCACTGCCGAGTCCTACACGGTCCTGG GGGACACCCTGATCGACGCTGACGACCACTACTGGGAGGTGCAGTTCGACCGGGACAGCAAAGCCTTCGGGGTGGGGGTCGCCTATCGCAGCCTGGGCAAGTTCGACCAACTGGGCAAGACCTCAGCGTCCTGGTGCCTCCACCTCAACAACTGGCTCCAGGTCAGCTTCAGTGCCAAGCATGCCAACAAGGCCAAGGTGCTGGATGTGCCTGTGCCCGACTGCATCGGTGTCCACTGCAACTTCCCTGAAG GGATCCTGTCCTTCTACGACGCCCGCACCAAGCAGCTGCTCCACACGTTCCGGACCAAGTTCACACAGCCCGTGCTGCCTGCCTTCACG GTTTGGTGCGGGAGCTTCCAGGTGAGCTCGGGGCTGCAGGTGCCCAGCGCCGTGCGGTGCCTGCAGAAGcgcagcagcactgccagcagctccAATGCCAGCCTGCCCTGA
- the FSD1 gene encoding fibronectin type III and SPRY domain-containing protein 1 isoform X1 — translation MSWCGGAGADAAPDRVGGAGQESVRKIITTLAVKNEEIQNFIYSLKQMMQNVQDNSTRAQEDLDAEFQSLFVLLDELKEEMVTKIKQERAQRIYELQAQLAACTKALESSEELLEAANQTLGMANDHEFHQAAKQIKDSVTMAPAFRLSLKAKASDNMSHLMVDFAQERRVLQAMAFLPVPSTPEIDLAESLVADNCVTLSWRMPEEDTKIDHYVLEYRKTNFEGPPRAKEDQPWMVVEGIRSTEYTLPRMKFDMRYMNFRVRACNKAVAGDFSEPVTLETKAFTFRLDASTCHQNLRVEELSVEWDATGGKLQDVKAREKDGKGRTASPANSPARAVQSPKRMSLGRGGRDRFTAESYTVLGDTLIDADDHYWEVQFDRDSKAFGVGVAYRSLGKFDQLGKTSASWCLHLNNWLQVSFSAKHANKAKVLDVPVPDCIGVHCNFPEGILSFYDARTKQLLHTFRTKFTQPVLPAFTVWCGSFQVSSGLQVPSAVRCLQKRSSTASSSNASLP, via the exons ATGTCCTGGTGCGGGGGGGCCGGGGCTGACGCTGCCCCTGACCGCGTGGGGGGGGCCGGGCAGGAGTCCGTGCGCAAGATCATCACCACCCTGGCCGTGAAGAATGAGGAGATCCAGAACTTCATCTACTCCCTCAAGCAGATGATGCAGAACGTGCAG GACAACTCGACGCGGGCGCAGGAGGACCTGGACGCAGAGTTCCAGTCgctgtttgtgctgctggatGAGCTGAAGGAGGAGATGGTGACCAAGATCAAGCAGGAACGTGCCCAGCGCATCTATGAGCTGCAG GCCCAGCTTGCGGCGTGTACCAAGGCCCTGGAGAGCTcggaggagctgctggaagctgcCAACCAGACCCTGGGGATGGCCAATGACCACGAGTTCCACCAG GCTGCCAAGCAGATCAAGGATAG TGTGACCATGGCTCCTGCCTTCCGCCTCTCGCTCAAGGCCAAGGCCAGTGATAACATGAGCCACTTGATGGTGGATTTCGCCCAGGAGCGCCGCGTCCTGCAGGCCATGGCCTTCCTGCCAG TGCCCAGCACCCCCGAGATCGACCTGGCTGAGTCCCTGGTGGCCGATAACTGCGTGACGCTGAGCTGGAGGATGCCCGAGGAGGACACCAAGATCGATCACTATGTACTGGAGTACAGGAAGACCAACTTCGAGGGGCCGCCCCGCGCCAAGGAGGACCAGCCCTGGATGGTGGTCGAGGGCATCAGGAGCACTGAGTACACCCTCCCCA ggatgaAGTTCGATATGAGGTACATGAACTTCCGGGTGCGGGCGTGCAACAAGGCTGTGGCAGGGGACTTCTCAGAGCCGGTCACTTTAGAGACCAAAG CGTTCACCTTCCGGCTGGATGCCAGCACCTGCCACCAGAACCTGCGCGTGGAGGAGCTCAGTGTCGAGTGGGATGCGACAGGAGGGAAGCTGCAGGACGTGAAAGCGCGTGAGAAGGACGGCAAGGGCAGAACGGCTTCACCGGCCAACTCCCCTGCCAG GGCGGTGCAGTCACCCAAGAGGATGTCCTTGGGACGTGGGGGCCGGGATCGCTTCACTGCCGAGTCCTACACGGTCCTGG GGGACACCCTGATCGACGCTGACGACCACTACTGGGAGGTGCAGTTCGACCGGGACAGCAAAGCCTTCGGGGTGGGGGTCGCCTATCGCAGCCTGGGCAAGTTCGACCAACTGGGCAAGACCTCAGCGTCCTGGTGCCTCCACCTCAACAACTGGCTCCAGGTCAGCTTCAGTGCCAAGCATGCCAACAAGGCCAAGGTGCTGGATGTGCCTGTGCCCGACTGCATCGGTGTCCACTGCAACTTCCCTGAAG GGATCCTGTCCTTCTACGACGCCCGCACCAAGCAGCTGCTCCACACGTTCCGGACCAAGTTCACACAGCCCGTGCTGCCTGCCTTCACG GTTTGGTGCGGGAGCTTCCAGGTGAGCTCGGGGCTGCAGGTGCCCAGCGCCGTGCGGTGCCTGCAGAAGcgcagcagcactgccagcagctccAATGCCAGCCTGCCCTGA
- the FSD1 gene encoding fibronectin type III and SPRY domain-containing protein 1 isoform X3 codes for MSCRPSLRRVPRPWRARRSCWKLPTRPWGWPMTTSSTSVTMAPAFRLSLKAKASDNMSHLMVDFAQERRVLQAMAFLPVPSTPEIDLAESLVADNCVTLSWRMPEEDTKIDHYVLEYRKTNFEGPPRAKEDQPWMVVEGIRSTEYTLPRMKFDMRYMNFRVRACNKAVAGDFSEPVTLETKAFTFRLDASTCHQNLRVEELSVEWDATGGKLQDVKAREKDGKGRTASPANSPARAVQSPKRMSLGRGGRDRFTAESYTVLGDTLIDADDHYWEVQFDRDSKAFGVGVAYRSLGKFDQLGKTSASWCLHLNNWLQVSFSAKHANKAKVLDVPVPDCIGVHCNFPEGILSFYDARTKQLLHTFRTKFTQPVLPAFTVWCGSFQVSSGLQVPSAVRCLQKRSSTASSSNASLP; via the exons ATGAGCTGCAG GCCCAGCTTGCGGCGTGTACCAAGGCCCTGGAGAGCTcggaggagctgctggaagctgcCAACCAGACCCTGGGGATGGCCAATGACCACGAGTTCCACCAG TGTGACCATGGCTCCTGCCTTCCGCCTCTCGCTCAAGGCCAAGGCCAGTGATAACATGAGCCACTTGATGGTGGATTTCGCCCAGGAGCGCCGCGTCCTGCAGGCCATGGCCTTCCTGCCAG TGCCCAGCACCCCCGAGATCGACCTGGCTGAGTCCCTGGTGGCCGATAACTGCGTGACGCTGAGCTGGAGGATGCCCGAGGAGGACACCAAGATCGATCACTATGTACTGGAGTACAGGAAGACCAACTTCGAGGGGCCGCCCCGCGCCAAGGAGGACCAGCCCTGGATGGTGGTCGAGGGCATCAGGAGCACTGAGTACACCCTCCCCA ggatgaAGTTCGATATGAGGTACATGAACTTCCGGGTGCGGGCGTGCAACAAGGCTGTGGCAGGGGACTTCTCAGAGCCGGTCACTTTAGAGACCAAAG CGTTCACCTTCCGGCTGGATGCCAGCACCTGCCACCAGAACCTGCGCGTGGAGGAGCTCAGTGTCGAGTGGGATGCGACAGGAGGGAAGCTGCAGGACGTGAAAGCGCGTGAGAAGGACGGCAAGGGCAGAACGGCTTCACCGGCCAACTCCCCTGCCAG GGCGGTGCAGTCACCCAAGAGGATGTCCTTGGGACGTGGGGGCCGGGATCGCTTCACTGCCGAGTCCTACACGGTCCTGG GGGACACCCTGATCGACGCTGACGACCACTACTGGGAGGTGCAGTTCGACCGGGACAGCAAAGCCTTCGGGGTGGGGGTCGCCTATCGCAGCCTGGGCAAGTTCGACCAACTGGGCAAGACCTCAGCGTCCTGGTGCCTCCACCTCAACAACTGGCTCCAGGTCAGCTTCAGTGCCAAGCATGCCAACAAGGCCAAGGTGCTGGATGTGCCTGTGCCCGACTGCATCGGTGTCCACTGCAACTTCCCTGAAG GGATCCTGTCCTTCTACGACGCCCGCACCAAGCAGCTGCTCCACACGTTCCGGACCAAGTTCACACAGCCCGTGCTGCCTGCCTTCACG GTTTGGTGCGGGAGCTTCCAGGTGAGCTCGGGGCTGCAGGTGCCCAGCGCCGTGCGGTGCCTGCAGAAGcgcagcagcactgccagcagctccAATGCCAGCCTGCCCTGA
- the MPND gene encoding MPN domain-containing protein, with product MAALAAASLGGDEALEEEEDELEPGLDEAEAEAEAGSGARPAGGSRGAVLTRRGITLRVLLRDGLLEPARGVLSIYYLGKKFVGDLGADGTITWQETGQVFNSPSAWATHCKRLVNPAKKSGCGWASVRYKGQKLDQYKAAWLRQHQPNAPPADESLASEGEDEEVPEEEEEEAAREGRVPVPEPVATKKPEERSKKQQCKSSAEPAGTEHGPPAKRMEGKGRVPVRYCSLGTRDSARNPQTLVEVTSFAAINKFQPFNVAISSNVLLLLDFHSHLTRSEVVGYLGGRWDTNTQLLTVLRAFPCRTRLGDAEAAGAVEEEICQSLFLRGLSLVGWYHSHPFGPALPSLHDIDAQMDYQLKLQGSGNGFQPCLALICGPYYHGNPGVESKIAPFWVMPPPEQRPNDYGIPMDVEVAYIQDGFLTNDVLQEMMLLVDFYKGAPDLVKFQELWSQDQTYLDKLKGSLASRTPKDQSFSHVLEQIFSLLKLSG from the exons ATGGCAG CTCTGGCGGCCGCGTCCCTCGGCGGGGATGAGGctctggaggaggaagaggatgagctGGAGCCAGGGCTGGACGAGGCGGAGGCCGAAGCAGAGGCCGGGAGTGGGGCGAGGCCGGCGGGGGGGTCCCGGGGGGCTGTGCTCACCCGGCGCGGCATCACCCTGCGCGTCCTGCTCCGTGATGGGCTCCTGGAGCCGGCCCGAGGCGTCCTCTCCATCTACTACCTG GGCAAGAAGTTCGTGGGGGACCTGGGTGCAGACGGGACCATCACATGGCAGGAGACTGGGCAGGTCTTCAACTCGCCCAGCGCCTGGGCCACACACTGCAAGCGCCTGGTGAACCCGGCCAAGAAGTCCGGCTGCGGCTGGGCCTCCGTGCGCTACAAGGGCCAGAAGCTGGACCAGTACAAAGCCGCGTGGCTGCGGCAGCACCAGCCCAACGCGCCGCCTGCCGATGAG AGCCTGGCCAGCGagggtgaggatgaggaggtgccggaggaggaagaggaggaggcagcgCGGGAGGGCCGGGTGCCGGTGCCGGAGCCGGTGGCCACCAAGAAGCCGGAGGAGAGGagcaagaagcagcagtgcAAGAGCTCAGCGGAGCCGGCAGGGACGG AGCATGGACCCCCCGCCAAGAGGATGGAGGGCAAAGGCCGTGTGCCAGTGCGGTACTGCAGCCTGGGCACCCGCGACTCCGCCAG GAACCCACAGACCCTGGTGGAGGTGACGTCCTTCGCTGCCATCAACAAGTTCCAACCCTTCAACGTGGCCATTTCCAGCAACgtcctcctgctcctg GATTTCCACAGCCACCTGACGCGGAGCGAAGTCGTGGGCTACCTGGGCGGGCGCTGGGACACCAACACTCAAT TGCTGACGGTGCTGCGAGCCTTCCCCTGCCGGACCCGCCTGGGTGATGCTGAGGCTGCCGGTGCCGTGGAGGAGGAG ATCTGCCAGAGCCTGTTCCTGCGGGGGCTGTCGCTGGTGGGCTGGTACCACAGCCACCCCTTCGGCCCCGCGCTGCCCTCGCTGCACGACATTGATGCGCAGATGGATTACCAGCTCAAGCTGCAGGGCAGCGGCAACGgcttccagccctgcctggcccTCATCTGCG GACCCTACTACCATGGGAACCCCGGCGTGGAGTCCAAAATTGCGCCCTTCTGGGTGATGCCACCACCCGAG CAACGGCCCAATGACTACGGCATCCCCATGGATGTGGAGGTGGCCTATATCCAGGACGGCTTCCTCACCAATGATGTCCTGCAGGAGATG ATGCTGCTCGTGGACTTCTATAAGGGAGCCCCTGACCTGGTGAAGTTCCAGGAGCTCTGGAGCCAGGATCAGACCTACCTGGACAAGCTGAAG GGCTCTCTGGCCTCCCGCACCCCCAAGGACCAGAGCTTCAGCCATGTCCTGGAGCAGATCTTCAGCCTCCTCAAGCTCAGCGGCTGA
- the SH3GL1 gene encoding endophilin-A2 isoform X2, producing the protein MSVAGLKKQFYKASQLVSEKVGGAEGTKLDDDFKEMEKKVDLTSKAVTEVLTRTIEYLQPNPASRAKLTMLNTMSKIRGQVKNPGYPQSEGLLGESMIRYGKELGEDSNFGDALLDAGESMKRLAEVKDSLDIEVKQNFIDPLQNLCDKDLKEIQHHLKKLEGRRLDFDYKKKRQGKIPDEELRQAMEKFEESKEVAETSMHNLLETDIEQVSQLSALVDAQLDYHRQAVQILDELAEKLKRRMREASSRPKREYKPKPRETYDFADTGQSNGGFSYNPTPKVSAPLDQPCCKALYDFEPENDGELGFKEGDIITLTNQIDENWYEGMINGQSGFFPLNYVEVLVPLPQ; encoded by the exons CTGGTCAGTGAGAAGGTTGGAGGGGCTGAAGGGACCAAGCTCGACGATGATTtcaaggaaatggaaaag AAAGTGGACCTGACCAGCAAGGCAGTTACAGAAGTATTGACCAGAACAATAGAGTACCTCCAGCCAAACCCAG CTTCCAGGGCCAAGCTGACCATGCTGAACACCATGTCCAAGATCCGCGGGCAGGTGAAGAACCCTGGCTACCCGCAGTCAGAGGGGCTGCTGGGGGAGAGCATGATCCGGTACGGCAAGGAGCTGGGCGAGGACTCCAACTTCG GCGATGCGCTGCTGGATGCTGGTGAATCCATGAAGCGCTTGGCTGAGGTGAAGGACTCGCTGGATATTGAAGTCAAACAGAATTTCATTGATCCCCTCCAGAACCTGTGTGACAAAGACCTGAAGGAGATCCAG CACCATCTCAAGAAGCTGGAAGGCAGACGCTTGGACTTTGACTACAAGAAGAAGCGACAGGGCAAAATCCCCGATGAGGAGCTTCGGCAGGCCATGGAGAAGTTTGAGGAGTCCAAGGAAGTAGCAGAGACCAGCATGCACAACCTCCTAGAAACTGAT ATCGAGCAGGTGAGCCAGCTCTCAGCCCTGGTGGATGCTCAGCTGGATTATCACCGCCAGGCAGTGCAGATCCTGGACGAGCTCGCCGAGAAGCTCAAGCGCAG GATGAGGGAGGCCTCCTCCCGTCCCAAGCGGGAATACAAGCCCAAACCCAGGGAGACATACGACTTCGCAGACACTGGCCAGTCTAACGGGGGCTTCTCTTACAATCCTACCCCCAAAGTCTCAG CGCCCCTGGACCAGCCCTGCTGTAAGGCTCTGTACGACTTCGAGCCCGAGAACGACGGCGAGTTGGGCTTCAAGGAGGGAGACATCATCACCCTGACCAACCAGATCGACGAGAACTGGTACGAGGGCATGATCAACGGCCAGTCCGGCTTCTTCCCCCTCAACTACGTGGAGGTGCTGGTGCCGCTACCTCAGTGA
- the SH3GL1 gene encoding endophilin-A2 isoform X1 — MSVAGLKKQFYKASQLVSEKVGGAEGTKLDDDFKEMEKKVDLTSKAVTEVLTRTIEYLQPNPASRAKLTMLNTMSKIRGQVKNPGYPQSEGLLGESMIRYGKELGEDSNFGDALLDAGESMKRLAEVKDSLDIEVKQNFIDPLQNLCDKDLKEIQHHLKKLEGRRLDFDYKKKRQGKIPDEELRQAMEKFEESKEVAETSMHNLLETDIEQVSQLSALVDAQLDYHRQAVQILDELAEKLKRRMREASSRPKREYKPKPRETYDFADTGQSNGGFSYNPTPKVSASSSFRSDKPSRASVRRIPPLDQPCCKALYDFEPENDGELGFKEGDIITLTNQIDENWYEGMINGQSGFFPLNYVEVLVPLPQ, encoded by the exons CTGGTCAGTGAGAAGGTTGGAGGGGCTGAAGGGACCAAGCTCGACGATGATTtcaaggaaatggaaaag AAAGTGGACCTGACCAGCAAGGCAGTTACAGAAGTATTGACCAGAACAATAGAGTACCTCCAGCCAAACCCAG CTTCCAGGGCCAAGCTGACCATGCTGAACACCATGTCCAAGATCCGCGGGCAGGTGAAGAACCCTGGCTACCCGCAGTCAGAGGGGCTGCTGGGGGAGAGCATGATCCGGTACGGCAAGGAGCTGGGCGAGGACTCCAACTTCG GCGATGCGCTGCTGGATGCTGGTGAATCCATGAAGCGCTTGGCTGAGGTGAAGGACTCGCTGGATATTGAAGTCAAACAGAATTTCATTGATCCCCTCCAGAACCTGTGTGACAAAGACCTGAAGGAGATCCAG CACCATCTCAAGAAGCTGGAAGGCAGACGCTTGGACTTTGACTACAAGAAGAAGCGACAGGGCAAAATCCCCGATGAGGAGCTTCGGCAGGCCATGGAGAAGTTTGAGGAGTCCAAGGAAGTAGCAGAGACCAGCATGCACAACCTCCTAGAAACTGAT ATCGAGCAGGTGAGCCAGCTCTCAGCCCTGGTGGATGCTCAGCTGGATTATCACCGCCAGGCAGTGCAGATCCTGGACGAGCTCGCCGAGAAGCTCAAGCGCAG GATGAGGGAGGCCTCCTCCCGTCCCAAGCGGGAATACAAGCCCAAACCCAGGGAGACATACGACTTCGCAGACACTGGCCAGTCTAACGGGGGCTTCTCTTACAATCCTACCCCCAAAGTCTCAG CTTCCTCCTCTTTCCGATCCGACAAGCCGTCCCGAGCCTCCGTCAGGCGTATCC CGCCCCTGGACCAGCCCTGCTGTAAGGCTCTGTACGACTTCGAGCCCGAGAACGACGGCGAGTTGGGCTTCAAGGAGGGAGACATCATCACCCTGACCAACCAGATCGACGAGAACTGGTACGAGGGCATGATCAACGGCCAGTCCGGCTTCTTCCCCCTCAACTACGTGGAGGTGCTGGTGCCGCTACCTCAGTGA